Proteins from a genomic interval of Ignavibacteria bacterium:
- a CDS encoding 50S ribosomal protein L25 — translation MSESSLKAVKRTTGKQSLITDIKKSGMIPGVFYGHGVKENLNIAAKELDLKPFIYTSESHVIDLAIEGDNTKYSCIIKDVQFDPVKYKPIHFDLIALSDENTIDLEIPVHLVGTPTGVRDEGGLLQHFIHKLEIQCLPKHIPSNIELNVEGLHMNESIKVGDIKLENIKILNDENASVVGVVPPQVQKEETPAEGLATDETKEPEVVAKGKKDKEE, via the coding sequence ATGTCAGAATCATCATTAAAAGCCGTTAAAAGAACAACCGGCAAGCAATCACTTATCACGGATATCAAGAAATCAGGAATGATTCCGGGAGTTTTTTATGGTCATGGAGTTAAAGAAAATCTCAATATCGCTGCAAAAGAACTCGACCTTAAGCCATTCATCTATACATCTGAATCTCACGTAATAGATTTAGCAATCGAAGGTGATAACACTAAATATAGCTGCATCATAAAAGATGTTCAGTTTGACCCTGTAAAATATAAACCTATACATTTTGATTTAATTGCGCTCAGCGATGAAAATACAATCGACCTTGAAATTCCCGTTCACCTTGTCGGAACTCCGACCGGTGTAAGAGACGAAGGCGGTTTATTACAACATTTTATTCATAAATTGGAAATTCAGTGTTTGCCAAAACACATTCCTTCGAATATCGAATTGAATGTAGAAGGACTGCATATGAATGAATCGATTAAAGTTGGCGACATTAAGCTTGAGAACATAAAAATCTTGAATGATGAAAATGCTTCTGTTGTTGGCGTTGTTCCACCGCAAGTTCAGAAGGAAGAAACTCCTGCTGAAGGTTTAGCAACTGATGAAACCAAAGAACCTGAAGTAGTAGCAAAAGGCAAAAAAGACAAAGAAGAATAA